Proteins encoded within one genomic window of Etheostoma cragini isolate CJK2018 chromosome 21, CSU_Ecrag_1.0, whole genome shotgun sequence:
- the st6galnac gene encoding alpha-N-acetylgalactosaminide alpha-2,6-sialyltransferase 2: MALRRRLALGALTGGSLLLVYILCVNLESPLSWSAAPPKPSHGFTQARSSSSRDSAEPLDRQSNRDQWSHPPPTSTSTSTSTLPPELSSGTVLPESLQTPSPETQTAPAAEHTPADNNAPDNSKSRFKSGVEETRFRIMNQRLGLQDAEPTEPPFIGDNYMSEDIPPQTNCSDGIRSRVNQTALIGRFLEGVPVLQWAGHVTPEQHQRLSRYPGAHGWGGVDYKTLVETLSVLNSSANRWLLDDWTERRRTSECIRCAVVGNGGILKDSGKGKEIDSHHYVFRTNGAIIKGFEQDVGSRTTHYTFSTNTLMNSMRSYAGAGYKGPPLSEETRYVFLPDHDRDYLLMKAAATHTPVQRGPERGKDPSKYFGQDVSAEKLKMYHPDFIRYLRNRFLRSKALKTKYKDIYRPSTGAVMLLAALHTCDQVSAYGFMTPDYKNYSDHYYEKSYHPVGFYINHDLRMEMSLWQQLHQAGLIRLYMHEEVGNHK, encoded by the exons ATGGCGCTCCGGAGGAGGCTGGCGCTCGGCGCGTTGACCGGCGGCTCCCTGCTGCTGGTCTACATCCTGTGTGTGAACCTGGAGAGCCCCCTGTCCTGGTCCGCGGCGCCTCCGAAACCTTCCCATGGCTTCACACAGGCAAGGAGCAG CAGCTCACGAGACTCTGCGGAGCCTCTGGACAGACAGAGCAACAGGGACCAGTGGAGCCACCCgccccccacctccacctccacctccacctccacccttcCCCCAGAGCTCTCCTCTGGTACAGTTCTGCCTGAGAGCCTGCAGACTCCCAGTCCAGAGACTCAAACCGCCCCAGCTGCTGAACACACACCGGCGGACAACAATGCCCCGGACAACTCTAAGTCCAGGTTTAAGTCTGGCGTGGAGGAAACCAGGTTCCGGATCATGAATCAAAGACTCGGACTGCAGGACGCCGAGCCGACAGAGCCTCCCTTCATCGGAGACAATTACATGAGTGAAGACATCCCACCACAAACA AACTGCTCCGACGGGATCCGGAGTCGGGTCAACCAAACGGCTCTGATTGGCCGGTTTCTGGAGGGGGTTCCTGTCCTGCAGTGGGCCGGCCACGTCACCCCGGAACAGCACCAGCGCCTGAGCCGCTACCCGGGAGCGCACGGCTGGGGGGGCGTCGACTACAAGA CATTGGTGGAAACTCTGTCTGTCCTCAACTCGTCTGCTAACCGGTGGCTGCTGGACGACTGGACGGAGCGCAGGAGGACATCGGAGTGCATCCGCTGCGCTGTGGTGGGGAACGGAGGGATCCTGAAGGACTCTGGGAAAGGGAAGGAGATCGACAGCCATCACTACGTCTTCAG GACCAACGGGGCGATCATTAAGGGCTTTGAGCAGGACGTGGGGTCTCGGACCACCCACTACACCTTCTCCACCAACACACTGATGAACTCCATGAGGAGCTACGCTGGCGCCGGCTATAAAGGACCCCCGCTGTCTGAG GAAACGCGCTACGTGTTCCTGCCGGATCACGACCGGGACTACCTGCTGATGAAGGCTGCCGCCACACACACTCCGGTGCAGCGAGGACCCGAGAGAGGCAAAGA TCCATCCAAGTACTTTGGACAGGACGTGTCGGCAGAAAAGCTAAAGATGTACCACCCCGATTTCATCCGTTACCTCCGAAACAG ATTCCTTCGTTCTAAAGCTCTGAAAACCAAATACAAGGACATTTACCGTCCGTCCACCGGCGCTGTGATGCTATTGGCTGCGCTGCATACCTGCGACCAG GTGAGTGCGTACGGCTTCATGACCCCAGACTATAAGAACTACTCGGACCACTACTACGAGAAGAGCTACCACCCGGTGGGCTTCTACATCAACCACGACCTGCGCATGGAGATGAGCCTGTGGCAGCAGCTGCACCAGGCGGGGCTCATCCGACTCTACATGCACGAGGAAGTTGGGAACCACAAATGA